The following are from one region of the Candidatus Nezhaarchaeales archaeon genome:
- a CDS encoding amidophosphoribosyltransferase: MGGVIGLYAFDELWRMSRFTYYGLLALQHRGQESAGISTYGKNLISTRKAAGTVDKAFSEADISSLEGWASIGYVSAEPLNGPEPVQPVTVNSPIRLTLCYDGRVLNLAGELKGRREDEASLVATMLSRELSRCNPLEAVEEVMERLIGVYSLIALTERGEMIAFRDPLGVKPMVIGSFGFDYGVIASESCAIDVVGAEFKADVKPGEAYVFTPYSIDRRQILPARPRYCSYEYVYLARPDSIVNERSIYDVRRRIGRMLAEECPVDADVVIGVPETAIPFAMAYSNATGIPIEMGFMRTGPHVRSAIKPTQFERLVGVQLKLNAIRSAISGKRVILIDDSVVRGNTTKNVVSTMRNRLGVKEVHVRIGSPRIIEQCPFGVEVPPKDELIAAHLTDEEVASVVGADSFHWLSIDALIKALGCSKDQLCLGCFTGEYPEIVKEALSHG; this comes from the coding sequence ATGGGGGGCGTTATAGGGCTCTACGCGTTCGACGAGCTTTGGAGGATGTCGAGGTTTACCTACTACGGGCTTCTAGCACTTCAACATAGGGGCCAGGAAAGCGCCGGAATCTCAACCTACGGGAAAAACCTAATTTCAACCCGTAAAGCCGCGGGGACGGTTGATAAAGCCTTTAGCGAAGCCGATATATCAAGCCTTGAAGGCTGGGCTAGCATAGGTTATGTAAGCGCTGAACCCTTAAACGGGCCCGAACCAGTCCAGCCGGTAACGGTTAATAGCCCGATCCGGTTAACGCTCTGCTACGATGGCCGCGTATTAAACCTAGCCGGGGAGCTTAAAGGTAGACGTGAAGACGAAGCGAGCCTAGTAGCGACAATGCTTTCAAGGGAGCTTTCAAGGTGCAACCCGCTGGAAGCTGTTGAAGAGGTTATGGAGAGGTTAATCGGCGTTTACTCGCTTATAGCCTTAACCGAGCGTGGGGAGATGATAGCCTTCCGGGATCCATTAGGCGTTAAGCCTATGGTCATAGGGAGCTTCGGCTTCGACTACGGCGTAATCGCGTCGGAGAGCTGCGCTATCGACGTAGTAGGCGCCGAGTTTAAAGCCGACGTAAAGCCCGGCGAAGCCTACGTTTTTACACCCTACAGTATAGATAGGAGGCAGATTCTACCGGCGCGTCCAAGGTATTGCTCCTACGAATACGTCTACTTAGCTAGGCCGGACTCAATAGTTAATGAGCGAAGCATCTACGACGTTCGACGTAGGATAGGTAGGATGCTAGCTGAAGAATGCCCGGTGGACGCCGACGTAGTTATAGGCGTCCCTGAAACCGCGATCCCCTTCGCCATGGCCTACTCCAACGCTACAGGTATACCAATAGAAATGGGCTTCATGCGTACGGGGCCTCACGTAAGAAGCGCTATAAAGCCGACGCAGTTCGAAAGGTTGGTAGGCGTACAGCTTAAGCTTAACGCCATAAGGTCGGCGATAAGCGGTAAACGCGTCATCCTAATAGATGATAGCGTCGTACGCGGTAATACTACGAAGAACGTCGTTTCAACCATGAGGAATAGGCTCGGCGTTAAAGAGGTCCACGTAAGGATAGGTAGCCCCCGCATAATTGAACAGTGCCCCTTCGGAGTTGAAGTACCGCCCAAGGACGAGTTGATAGCGGCCCACCTAACAGATGAAGAGGTAGCCTCAGTAGTAGGAGCAGATTCCTTCCACTGGCTTTCAATAGACGCCTTAATTAAAGCCTTAGGGTGCTCAAAGGACCAGTTATGCCTCGGTTGCTTCACTGGTGAATACCCCGAGATAGTTAAGGAGGCATTAAGCCATGGTTAA
- the purD gene encoding phosphoribosylamine--glycine ligase: MVKVLVVGEASREHAIADAFARSVSEPRVYAAMKNRNPGITRICERTGGSYALGDFTDPSFVAEAAQRFSVDFVFVGPEEPLFKGVSDKLNELGIPCVGPIEAAAEVERSKAFMRRIMWKYGVEGRLRFKSFKNVEDAVAYINEYAESVALKPARQAGGKGVKVIADLQVYLSREKREVKSKHAKTISEKYMAGYNDIDDRILIEERVEGPEYTLQAFTDGVTVKPMPLVQDNKNAFEMDIGPETGGMGSISGPGLLLPFITKEEYDESVRIITKVVQAIEKETGVKYRGVISGQMMLTALWGPTVIEFYSRLGDPEACNVLPFMKADMVEVSEAILRGSLHKVKLEFEDVATVVKAISPRGYPDHRELAKGHPVVVDEESIRKAGCKLYYGSVDLKEDGVMVTGGSRVVEIVGAAPTIPEAEEKVEACIKYVRLTDGWGLFHRSDIGTPTLLNRRIEQSQLVREVYKYRVSRGLIGKTLEWIPGRGRIETTF, encoded by the coding sequence ATGGTTAAGGTCCTAGTCGTCGGCGAAGCATCTAGAGAGCACGCTATCGCGGATGCGTTCGCTCGGAGCGTAAGCGAACCTAGGGTTTACGCGGCGATGAAGAATAGGAACCCGGGTATAACTAGGATATGCGAACGGACTGGTGGAAGCTACGCTTTAGGCGATTTCACGGATCCAAGCTTCGTAGCTGAAGCCGCTCAACGGTTCTCGGTCGACTTCGTATTCGTAGGCCCCGAGGAACCCCTATTTAAGGGGGTTTCGGATAAGCTTAACGAGCTCGGCATACCATGCGTAGGGCCTATTGAAGCAGCCGCCGAGGTTGAAAGGTCGAAGGCCTTCATGAGGAGGATCATGTGGAAGTACGGAGTAGAGGGTAGGCTTAGGTTTAAATCCTTTAAAAACGTGGAGGACGCCGTAGCCTACATTAACGAGTACGCTGAAAGCGTAGCACTTAAACCGGCTAGGCAAGCCGGCGGTAAAGGGGTTAAGGTAATAGCGGACCTACAGGTCTACTTAAGCCGTGAGAAACGCGAAGTTAAATCGAAGCACGCTAAAACGATAAGCGAAAAGTACATGGCCGGCTACAACGATATAGACGACCGCATCCTCATAGAGGAAAGGGTTGAAGGGCCCGAATATACCCTTCAAGCCTTCACCGACGGCGTAACCGTTAAACCTATGCCGCTCGTCCAAGACAATAAGAACGCCTTCGAAATGGATATAGGCCCCGAAACAGGTGGTATGGGCTCCATATCCGGGCCAGGCTTACTACTACCCTTCATAACCAAGGAGGAGTACGATGAATCCGTTAGGATAATAACGAAGGTCGTACAAGCAATAGAAAAAGAAACAGGGGTTAAGTATCGAGGCGTAATCTCCGGGCAGATGATGCTAACAGCGCTTTGGGGCCCAACCGTTATCGAGTTCTACAGTAGGCTCGGCGACCCCGAGGCTTGTAACGTACTACCCTTCATGAAGGCCGACATGGTGGAGGTTTCAGAAGCTATACTTCGAGGCTCACTTCATAAGGTAAAACTCGAGTTTGAAGACGTAGCCACAGTAGTTAAAGCCATATCCCCGAGGGGCTACCCAGACCATAGGGAACTAGCTAAGGGGCACCCAGTAGTGGTTGATGAAGAATCCATAAGGAAGGCTGGCTGTAAACTATACTACGGCTCCGTGGACCTTAAGGAAGACGGGGTAATGGTAACCGGGGGTTCAAGAGTTGTTGAAATAGTCGGCGCGGCTCCAACAATACCTGAAGCCGAGGAGAAAGTGGAGGCTTGCATAAAATACGTGAGGTTAACGGATGGATGGGGCTTATTCCATAGGAGCGATATAGGCACACCTACGCTTCTAAACAGGAGGATAGAGCAATCCCAACTAGTGAGGGAGGTCTACAAGTATAGGGTTAGTAGGGGCTTAATCGGTAAAACGTTGGAATGGATCCCGGGGAGAGGGAGGATTGAAACCACCTTTTAA
- a CDS encoding sulfide-dependent adenosine diphosphate thiazole synthase: MINVKPIDEATITKAIIKKSLDFLLEQVETDVIVVGTGPAGLTAAMYLARAGLKTLVFERRLSFGGGIGGGGMQLPKIVIEEPADQILKELGCRLEEYEPGVYVVDAVEMMAKLAVGAIEAGAKIVLGVTVDDVIYRIVNGRPSIEGAVVQWSSVIMAGLHVDPIAFKSKALIDCTGHEAEVLAVASRKIPELGITLQGERSLWASEAERLTIEKTGEVCPGLYVAGMAVAALHGTPRMGPVFGGMLISGRKVAELVVKALTRS; this comes from the coding sequence ATGATTAACGTTAAGCCGATTGATGAAGCCACCATAACTAAGGCCATAATTAAAAAGTCGTTGGACTTCCTCCTAGAACAGGTGGAAACCGACGTTATAGTGGTAGGTACCGGGCCGGCTGGTTTAACCGCTGCTATGTATCTAGCTAGGGCCGGGCTTAAAACCTTGGTCTTTGAGCGGAGGCTCTCCTTCGGTGGAGGTATAGGTGGAGGGGGGATGCAGTTACCGAAGATCGTAATCGAGGAACCCGCTGATCAAATACTTAAGGAGCTAGGGTGCCGTCTTGAGGAGTACGAGCCCGGGGTATACGTCGTCGACGCGGTGGAAATGATGGCTAAACTAGCCGTAGGAGCCATAGAAGCTGGGGCTAAAATAGTTTTAGGCGTAACTGTGGATGACGTAATATATAGAATTGTAAACGGGAGGCCTAGTATTGAGGGCGCCGTGGTTCAATGGTCCTCCGTTATAATGGCCGGCCTCCACGTGGACCCCATAGCCTTTAAGTCCAAGGCGTTAATAGATTGTACGGGTCACGAAGCCGAAGTACTAGCCGTAGCTTCAAGGAAAATACCCGAGCTAGGTATTACGCTGCAAGGCGAAAGATCTCTATGGGCTAGCGAAGCTGAACGTTTAACCATCGAGAAAACGGGTGAAGTATGCCCAGGCCTCTACGTAGCCGGTATGGCCGTTGCTGCGCTACACGGAACCCCTAGAATGGGCCCCGTGTTCGGCGGAATGTTAATCTCAGGTAGGAAGGTAGCGGAGCTAGTGGTAAAAGCGCTTACGCGAAGCTGA
- a CDS encoding bifunctional 5,10-methylenetetrahydrofolate dehydrogenase/5,10-methenyltetrahydrofolate cyclohydrolase has product MVAVIMDGVKTSMDIRAKLKAEVEALKDKGVTPCLTTILVGENPASKLYLRIKHKACSELGIASKNYELPEDTNEDKLVELINKLNEDKSVHGILVQLPLPRSLNEFKVVCSLSPDKDVDGLHPYNVGCTSWGKYRMVPCTPLGVMVLLNRYGINVAGKNVVIINRSTLVGKPLRRLLIPDPLQMLISDMDTLFLNADATVTVCHSKTEGLKEKTREADIVVSAVGQRPSFILTGDYIKEGAVVIDVGQSRINGKLYGDSDFESVAKKASYITPVPGGVGPMTVTMLLYNTLLATSIQTGHPLKLSLNDLLQGFSTSGRSR; this is encoded by the coding sequence ATGGTAGCCGTAATTATGGACGGAGTTAAAACATCGATGGATATAAGGGCTAAACTAAAAGCCGAAGTGGAAGCCCTCAAGGATAAAGGCGTAACGCCATGCCTAACAACCATACTAGTTGGTGAAAACCCAGCCTCCAAACTCTACTTAAGGATTAAGCATAAAGCCTGCTCAGAGCTAGGCATAGCCTCCAAGAACTACGAACTACCGGAGGATACTAATGAAGATAAGCTCGTGGAGCTGATCAATAAGCTTAACGAGGATAAATCCGTACACGGCATCCTAGTGCAATTACCACTACCACGAAGCCTAAACGAGTTTAAAGTCGTTTGCAGCCTATCCCCCGATAAGGACGTTGACGGGCTTCACCCCTACAACGTTGGATGCACATCGTGGGGCAAGTACCGTATGGTACCATGCACCCCGCTCGGCGTCATGGTCCTACTTAACCGCTACGGGATCAACGTAGCGGGTAAGAACGTAGTAATCATCAATAGAAGCACGCTAGTCGGTAAACCCCTCCGTAGATTGCTCATCCCGGATCCGCTTCAAATGTTGATCTCAGATATGGATACGCTCTTCCTAAACGCAGATGCAACCGTAACCGTTTGCCACTCTAAAACCGAGGGGTTAAAGGAGAAAACGAGGGAAGCAGATATAGTGGTAAGCGCGGTTGGACAAAGGCCGTCGTTCATCCTAACCGGCGACTACATAAAGGAGGGCGCCGTTGTAATCGACGTGGGGCAGAGCAGGATCAACGGGAAGCTGTACGGAGACTCGGACTTCGAAAGCGTCGCTAAGAAGGCCTCCTACATAACCCCCGTACCGGGAGGCGTCGGACCTATGACTGTAACCATGCTCCTCTACAACACGCTACTAGCGACATCGATCCAGACCGGCCACCCCCTAAAGCTAAGCCTCAACGACCTACTCCAAGGATTTTCAACCTCAGGTCGGAGCCGCTAG
- a CDS encoding aldehyde ferredoxin oxidoreductase family protein, which yields MAKSLYGYAGRILRLDLTSKAAVKVETPYELIKGFIGGRGFGAKILWDEVKPGADPLSPESKMVLSFSPLTGTSAQSFHRVFTTFKSPLTGTYFRSTGGGFFAAEVKSAGYDAVIIEGRAEKPTYVWVYDDDVEFRDAAHVWGATVDGVVDVLKDETDREARMLTIGPAGERLVRMACLVTDDYRTPGRGGGGAVLGSKNLKAIVVRGARKPVVSKPELFEKLVKEQVDAYRRSPLLEGFRSLGTNSAVYQFYVLGHNPTYNFKNVELENAEVWRPEVLGRYIIKHYGCFNCMIACGKKWKLTKGPYAGLLWDFPEYETLWSFGSACGITNLEAIAYANMLCDRYGLDTISTGATVAFAMELYEKGLITEREADGLRLRWGDGDAMVELVRKIALREGIGNVLAEGTVRAAEAIGRGAEKYAMHSKRLELPAYDPRAAKAHGLSYATSNIGGSHMIGWSKYEIAGIPEKVDPLTVEGKGLLAKKVQDQVAAYEAVGWCAFAEMVQTASYGSVEKTMEWIGMILYAATGIEEFKDPGYIWLVGERVYNVERAFNVREGLTRKDDWLPERLRKMPFPRPPAKGQVFELDKLLDDYYVARGWDIKTGVPTEGKLEGLGLSYVADELKKLGRMPA from the coding sequence TTGGCTAAAAGCCTGTATGGTTACGCTGGTAGAATCCTAAGGTTGGATTTAACCAGTAAGGCCGCGGTTAAGGTTGAAACACCCTATGAGCTTATTAAAGGCTTTATAGGAGGTAGGGGCTTCGGGGCTAAGATACTATGGGATGAGGTTAAACCGGGGGCTGACCCGTTGAGCCCGGAGAGTAAAATGGTTTTATCCTTTAGCCCGCTTACGGGGACTTCGGCTCAAAGCTTTCATAGGGTGTTCACCACGTTTAAGTCCCCCTTAACGGGGACTTATTTCAGGTCTACTGGTGGAGGGTTTTTCGCGGCTGAGGTTAAATCCGCGGGTTATGACGCCGTGATCATTGAAGGTAGGGCCGAGAAACCTACTTACGTTTGGGTGTACGATGATGACGTTGAATTTAGGGATGCCGCCCACGTATGGGGGGCTACGGTGGACGGGGTCGTCGACGTGCTTAAAGATGAAACCGATAGGGAGGCTAGGATGCTAACTATAGGGCCAGCTGGGGAGAGGCTTGTAAGGATGGCTTGCCTCGTAACGGATGATTATAGGACGCCGGGGAGGGGTGGGGGTGGAGCTGTTTTAGGTTCGAAGAACCTTAAGGCTATAGTTGTACGTGGCGCTAGGAAGCCCGTGGTTTCGAAGCCTGAACTCTTTGAGAAGCTCGTTAAGGAGCAGGTCGACGCGTATAGGAGGAGCCCGCTACTTGAAGGTTTCCGTAGCCTCGGTACGAACTCTGCGGTTTACCAGTTCTACGTTTTAGGCCATAATCCGACCTATAACTTTAAGAACGTCGAGTTAGAGAACGCGGAGGTTTGGAGGCCTGAGGTACTTGGTAGGTACATAATTAAGCACTACGGTTGCTTCAACTGTATGATCGCCTGCGGTAAGAAGTGGAAGTTAACTAAGGGTCCATACGCCGGTTTACTCTGGGACTTCCCTGAGTATGAAACCCTCTGGAGCTTCGGCTCCGCGTGCGGCATTACGAACCTTGAAGCTATAGCTTACGCTAATATGCTCTGCGATAGGTATGGGCTTGACACCATATCGACCGGTGCTACGGTGGCGTTCGCCATGGAGCTCTACGAGAAGGGCCTAATAACGGAGAGGGAGGCTGATGGCTTAAGGCTTAGATGGGGTGATGGGGACGCTATGGTTGAACTTGTTAGGAAAATAGCGCTTAGGGAGGGTATAGGCAACGTGTTAGCTGAAGGTACGGTTAGGGCCGCTGAAGCTATCGGTAGGGGAGCTGAGAAGTATGCTATGCATAGTAAACGCCTCGAGCTACCGGCCTACGATCCTAGGGCCGCTAAGGCCCATGGGCTTAGCTATGCGACCTCGAATATTGGTGGTAGCCATATGATAGGGTGGAGTAAGTATGAAATAGCAGGTATACCGGAGAAGGTTGACCCGTTAACGGTTGAAGGTAAGGGCCTTCTAGCTAAGAAGGTACAAGATCAGGTAGCGGCCTACGAGGCTGTAGGCTGGTGCGCGTTTGCAGAAATGGTTCAAACGGCTAGCTACGGGAGCGTCGAGAAGACCATGGAGTGGATCGGGATGATCCTTTACGCCGCCACCGGTATTGAGGAGTTTAAGGACCCGGGTTACATCTGGCTTGTAGGTGAAAGGGTGTATAACGTTGAAAGGGCTTTTAACGTTAGGGAGGGCTTAACGAGGAAGGACGATTGGCTACCTGAAAGGCTGCGGAAGATGCCGTTCCCGAGGCCGCCGGCGAAGGGCCAAGTATTCGAGTTGGATAAGCTCTTAGACGACTACTACGTAGCGAGAGGATGGGATATTAAGACGGGCGTACCGACCGAGGGGAAGCTTGAAGGGTTAGGCCTTAGTTACGTCGCTGACGAGCTTAAAAAGCTAGGAAGGATGCCCGCTTAG
- a CDS encoding phosphoribosylaminoimidazolesuccinocarboxamide synthase: MGFKGLKPLKLISSGKTKNVYSSNDPNLVLIEFRDDVTALDGRKHDVLKGKGVINAAITAKLFTFLNASGFKTHYVGMAGDSLMVAHRLNMIPVEVVCRSIATGSLVKRLPFQEGVSLPIPLVEFYLKDDARGDPMINKRHMAALGLTTLKEADLIEDITLNVNETLKGFLARRGLKLLDFKLEFGRSPNGDLTIGDELDPDCMRLRDANSGAIMDKDLYRRGHSLAEVMEAYRECYRRIVEDA, translated from the coding sequence GTGGGCTTCAAGGGTTTAAAGCCGCTTAAGCTTATAAGCTCCGGGAAAACTAAGAACGTTTACTCTTCAAACGATCCAAACCTAGTTTTAATAGAGTTTAGGGATGACGTTACGGCGCTGGACGGCCGTAAACACGACGTTCTTAAAGGTAAGGGCGTTATAAACGCGGCGATAACCGCTAAGCTATTCACGTTTCTAAACGCTTCGGGCTTCAAGACGCACTACGTCGGCATGGCCGGCGATAGCTTAATGGTTGCCCACCGCTTAAACATGATACCCGTCGAAGTCGTCTGCCGAAGCATAGCTACCGGTAGCCTCGTTAAACGTTTACCCTTCCAGGAAGGGGTTAGCCTCCCAATACCCTTAGTAGAGTTCTACCTTAAGGATGATGCGCGCGGCGACCCTATGATCAACAAGCGCCATATGGCCGCGCTCGGTTTAACTACGCTTAAAGAGGCTGATCTAATCGAGGATATTACGTTAAACGTTAATGAAACGTTGAAGGGCTTCCTAGCGCGTCGAGGCCTTAAGCTCCTCGACTTTAAGCTTGAGTTTGGTAGAAGCCCTAATGGAGACTTGACGATAGGCGATGAACTTGACCCTGACTGTATGCGGCTACGCGACGCTAATTCCGGGGCGATCATGGATAAGGACCTATATAGGCGTGGCCATAGCCTAGCTGAAGTAATGGAAGCCTACCGTGAATGTTATAGGAGGATAGTTGAGGATGCCTAG
- the purF gene encoding amidophosphoribosyltransferase produces MPREKCGVIGIASVKGRKPVAGALHQGLYALQHRGQESAGIYVFNGKSIAGYKGMGLVSNVFNAERLKELSGFTGIGHVRYSTTASSTVEEAQPFLFKSSKFTFALAFNGTISNFIDLRLKLSEKGYTFKTDTDTEVLANLIGHHLLETGDYVEAIRLSVQAMEGAYSALLLSGDGEIYAFRDPLGFKPLCLGAAEEQVVVASESCALESLGVQYLGSVKPGELVEVGSNGVKRTLLARADRRARCMFEYVYFSSPASIFDGVWIYRARENIGRELARTQPAEADVVIPVPDSGRSAALGYSQASGIPMVEGLMKNRYVGRVFITPNEKDREEMVRLKLIPIKPLIEGKRVVLIDDSIVRGTTMKHIVNLVRSAGAKEVHVRISCPPIVAGCYMGIDFPTRRELIAFTHSVDEIKGLIGADSLGYNTLDGLIKGIGLPENELCLACLTGKYPIKPTVKLSELEEALRRMRRR; encoded by the coding sequence ATGCCTAGGGAGAAATGCGGAGTTATAGGGATAGCGTCGGTAAAGGGTAGGAAGCCCGTAGCTGGAGCCCTCCACCAAGGCCTATACGCGCTTCAACATCGAGGCCAGGAAAGCGCCGGTATCTACGTTTTTAACGGTAAAAGTATCGCGGGCTATAAGGGTATGGGCTTAGTTTCTAACGTTTTTAACGCTGAAAGGCTTAAAGAGCTTTCAGGGTTTACGGGTATAGGACACGTACGCTACTCTACGACGGCATCCTCAACCGTTGAGGAGGCCCAACCCTTCCTCTTTAAATCCTCGAAGTTCACCTTTGCCTTAGCCTTCAACGGGACCATCTCAAACTTCATAGACCTAAGGCTGAAGCTATCCGAGAAAGGTTACACCTTTAAAACCGATACGGATACCGAGGTTTTGGCTAACCTAATCGGCCACCACCTCCTAGAAACCGGGGATTACGTGGAGGCGATAAGGCTTAGCGTCCAAGCCATGGAGGGAGCCTACTCCGCCCTCCTATTAAGCGGGGACGGTGAAATCTACGCGTTTCGAGACCCCTTAGGCTTTAAACCTCTATGCTTAGGGGCTGCAGAGGAACAGGTGGTAGTAGCCTCTGAAAGCTGCGCGTTAGAATCCTTAGGCGTCCAATACCTAGGAAGCGTAAAACCAGGTGAACTGGTTGAAGTAGGCTCTAATGGCGTTAAACGTACGCTGTTAGCGAGGGCTGATCGAAGGGCTAGATGCATGTTCGAATACGTTTACTTCTCAAGCCCGGCGTCCATCTTCGACGGCGTATGGATATATCGTGCTAGGGAGAACATAGGTAGGGAGTTAGCCCGTACACAACCGGCTGAAGCAGACGTAGTAATACCCGTGCCAGACTCAGGCCGTTCAGCGGCCTTAGGCTATTCGCAAGCCTCGGGTATACCTATGGTTGAAGGGTTAATGAAGAATAGGTATGTAGGAAGGGTCTTCATAACCCCGAACGAGAAGGATAGGGAGGAAATGGTACGATTAAAGCTCATCCCGATTAAGCCGTTAATCGAAGGTAAAAGGGTTGTACTTATCGACGACTCCATCGTACGCGGTACAACCATGAAGCACATCGTAAACCTAGTTAGGTCAGCCGGAGCTAAGGAGGTCCACGTAAGGATAAGCTGTCCACCGATAGTAGCCGGCTGCTACATGGGTATAGACTTCCCAACTAGGAGGGAGCTTATAGCCTTCACGCATAGCGTAGACGAAATAAAGGGTTTAATAGGCGCGGATAGCTTAGGCTATAACACGCTGGACGGCTTAATTAAAGGTATAGGCCTACCCGAAAACGAATTATGCTTAGCCTGTTTAACTGGTAAATACCCAATTAAACCTACGGTTAAGCTTAGCGAGCTTGAGGAAGCCTTAAGGCGCATGAGGAGGCGGTAA
- the purN gene encoding phosphoribosylglycinamide formyltransferase, whose protein sequence is MKPPFNGTSKEYVAAVLASGRGSNFRAIMDHVRLNILEKVRIPLLICNYENAPVLKAAEEYGVRWAFIDHRGKQREEFDKEVSTLLEEYNVDIVILAGFNRLLSPWFVNEYRWRVINIHPSLTLKFAGLHAQRRALEYFKSINKTYGYDDKGRRIIGYSGCTVHLVDEGVDTGPIIIQSEKVPVKEDDDEQLLSYRILIYEHRLFSKAIQLYVDGRIIGVEDVKLSFNGYEEARRRVKLDLSGGWEERWNRREQAYIKYQQSMDYSVKNLGGKPLNEVL, encoded by the coding sequence TTGAAACCACCTTTTAACGGAACCAGTAAGGAGTACGTAGCCGCAGTTCTAGCCTCCGGTAGGGGCTCTAACTTCAGGGCCATCATGGACCACGTCCGCCTTAATATCCTGGAAAAGGTCCGCATACCCCTCCTAATATGCAACTATGAGAACGCGCCAGTACTTAAGGCGGCTGAAGAGTACGGTGTAAGGTGGGCCTTCATCGATCATAGGGGTAAGCAACGCGAAGAGTTCGATAAGGAGGTCTCAACGCTCCTAGAGGAGTATAATGTAGACATCGTTATTTTAGCGGGTTTTAATAGGCTGCTTAGCCCTTGGTTCGTTAACGAGTACCGGTGGCGGGTAATTAACATACATCCATCCTTAACCTTAAAGTTCGCGGGCCTCCACGCTCAAAGGAGGGCTCTAGAATACTTTAAATCGATCAATAAAACCTACGGCTACGATGATAAGGGGCGTAGGATCATAGGCTACTCGGGTTGCACCGTCCACCTAGTCGATGAAGGCGTGGATACCGGGCCAATCATAATTCAATCGGAAAAGGTCCCGGTGAAGGAGGATGACGATGAACAATTGCTTTCATACAGGATACTTATCTACGAGCATAGGCTCTTCTCGAAGGCCATCCAGCTCTACGTCGACGGTAGGATAATCGGTGTTGAGGACGTTAAGCTAAGCTTCAACGGCTACGAGGAAGCCCGACGTAGGGTTAAACTCGACTTAAGCGGTGGATGGGAGGAGAGATGGAACAGGCGTGAACAAGCCTACATCAAGTACCAGCAGAGCATGGATTACTCCGTTAAAAACCTAGGAGGTAAACCGTTAAACGAGGTCTTATAG